The Methanomethylovorans hollandica DSM 15978 genome includes a region encoding these proteins:
- the mutS gene encoding DNA mismatch repair protein MutS, which translates to MSKMTPAMHQYYTAKKEYSDALIFFRMGDFYESFGEDAKTIARELEITLTTRGKGEDGKNMPLAGIPYHAIDTYLPRLIRKGYKVAICEQLEDPKLAKGVVKRGVVRVVTPGTAIDPSMFSDATNNYLMALSGKNGDFGVSFLDVSTGEFMATQFSDESPFDRIASEVARMLPAECIVPLHLYGNEHLMQRLEELKVIVHEFDEMAFDTTNAREHLKQHFGVSTLEGMGCDTLPQAIAAAGAALNYAITTQMRELGHVQSLSTYSESEFMILDSITLRNLEIVHNVRGEGNDTSLLKILDQTSTPMGGRMLKKWLLKPLISVSEINERLDAVEELSGKTLVRFDVRSHLAYVKDIERLVGRVMYGNSNARDLVALKLSMEAVPLLIQCVGDDVSSRLIRDIIEELQGFEELNSLVELIGKAIAEEPPLSVREGGMIRPGYNTELDKLKDLSHNGKKWVADFQQKERERTGIKSLKVGYNRVFGYYLEVTSSNSSQVPDDYIRKQTMVNAERFYTPELKEMETSILTADEKAHALEHELLNEVNATVASYSRQLQRAAFLIGQFDVLVNLAEVAVHNNFIRPAVTSDCRILIRDGRHPVVESTVPGGFVPNDTEIDCEDNQFLLITGPNMAGKSTYMRQTALIVIMAQVGSFVPASHASIGIVDRVFTRVGAFDDLASGQSTFMVEMVELANILNNSTPKSLLLLDEIGRGTSTYDGYSIAKAVVEYIHNKSKVGVRSMFATHYHQLTELEGTLKRVKNLHIAVKEEGDDLVFLRKIVPGATDRSYGIHVARLAGVPHAVTSRAKEVLREIESESAINREGRPKKGKGKSTARYTQLMLFDGGSSPKADVKHPVLEELKSLDVNILTPVDALNMINSLKKLLDESGE; encoded by the coding sequence ATGAGCAAGATGACCCCCGCCATGCACCAGTACTATACGGCAAAGAAAGAGTATAGCGATGCCCTGATCTTTTTCAGGATGGGGGATTTTTACGAGTCTTTCGGAGAGGACGCGAAGACCATTGCCCGGGAGCTGGAGATCACTCTCACTACCCGGGGCAAAGGGGAGGATGGCAAGAACATGCCTCTTGCGGGCATACCGTACCATGCCATTGATACATATCTGCCCCGCCTCATCAGGAAAGGCTACAAGGTTGCCATATGTGAGCAGCTAGAAGATCCCAAGTTAGCCAAAGGCGTTGTGAAACGGGGTGTTGTACGCGTGGTCACACCCGGCACAGCCATAGACCCATCCATGTTCAGTGATGCCACTAACAATTATCTCATGGCCCTCTCAGGAAAGAATGGGGATTTCGGTGTGTCCTTCCTGGATGTGTCCACAGGCGAGTTCATGGCGACTCAGTTTTCAGATGAATCGCCCTTCGACAGGATAGCCAGCGAAGTAGCCCGCATGCTGCCTGCGGAATGTATAGTTCCGCTGCATCTCTACGGGAACGAACACCTTATGCAGCGTCTTGAGGAACTAAAGGTCATAGTGCATGAATTCGATGAAATGGCCTTCGATACAACTAATGCAAGGGAGCATCTTAAACAGCATTTCGGTGTTTCCACCCTTGAAGGCATGGGTTGCGATACCCTCCCTCAGGCCATAGCTGCTGCAGGAGCTGCCCTTAACTATGCCATCACCACTCAGATGAGGGAGCTGGGGCATGTGCAATCCCTGTCCACATATTCCGAATCAGAGTTCATGATCCTGGATTCCATCACTCTGCGCAATCTTGAAATAGTTCACAATGTCCGGGGAGAAGGTAATGATACATCTCTCCTTAAGATACTGGACCAGACCAGCACGCCCATGGGTGGCAGGATGTTGAAGAAATGGCTGCTAAAGCCTCTGATCTCTGTGAGTGAGATAAATGAACGCCTGGATGCTGTGGAAGAACTCTCAGGTAAGACTTTGGTCCGTTTTGATGTACGCTCTCATCTTGCCTACGTGAAGGATATCGAGAGGCTTGTAGGCAGGGTAATGTATGGCAATTCCAATGCAAGGGATCTGGTTGCATTGAAATTGTCTATGGAAGCAGTACCTTTGCTCATACAGTGTGTGGGAGATGATGTTTCTTCCAGGCTTATCAGGGACATTATTGAAGAATTACAAGGTTTTGAAGAACTTAACTCCCTCGTGGAACTCATAGGCAAGGCAATTGCTGAGGAGCCACCATTAAGTGTACGGGAAGGGGGCATGATCAGACCCGGCTACAATACAGAACTTGACAAGCTCAAAGACTTGTCCCACAACGGCAAGAAGTGGGTGGCAGATTTCCAGCAGAAAGAGCGTGAACGGACAGGCATCAAATCCCTGAAAGTCGGATACAATAGAGTATTCGGCTACTACCTGGAGGTCACCAGTTCCAACAGCTCGCAGGTGCCGGATGATTACATCCGCAAGCAGACTATGGTCAATGCAGAACGTTTTTACACTCCTGAACTTAAGGAGATGGAGACTTCCATTCTTACTGCAGATGAGAAGGCACATGCTCTGGAACATGAACTGCTAAACGAGGTCAATGCTACTGTGGCTTCATATTCCAGGCAGTTACAGAGAGCTGCTTTTCTCATAGGGCAGTTCGATGTGTTGGTGAACCTTGCTGAGGTTGCTGTACATAATAACTTTATCAGGCCGGCGGTTACCAGCGATTGCAGGATACTCATCAGAGATGGGCGGCACCCTGTAGTGGAAAGTACCGTGCCGGGAGGTTTCGTGCCTAATGATACTGAGATCGATTGTGAGGACAACCAGTTCCTGCTCATCACAGGTCCCAACATGGCAGGAAAATCCACATACATGCGCCAGACTGCGCTCATTGTCATCATGGCGCAGGTAGGCTCTTTCGTACCTGCTTCTCATGCCTCCATAGGCATAGTGGACAGGGTCTTCACAAGGGTCGGAGCTTTTGACGATCTTGCCAGCGGACAAAGCACTTTCATGGTGGAGATGGTGGAGCTTGCCAACATCCTTAACAATTCCACTCCAAAGAGCCTGCTGCTGCTGGATGAGATCGGACGGGGTACGAGCACTTACGACGGGTACAGTATCGCAAAGGCTGTTGTGGAATACATACACAATAAAAGTAAGGTGGGCGTGAGGTCCATGTTTGCCACTCACTATCATCAGCTTACTGAGCTGGAAGGCACTCTCAAGCGGGTTAAGAACCTGCATATTGCGGTGAAAGAGGAAGGAGACGATCTGGTGTTCCTGCGTAAGATAGTGCCTGGAGCCACTGACAGAAGTTACGGTATTCATGTGGCAAGGCTTGCAGGTGTGCCGCATGCTGTTACTTCCCGCGCAAAAGAAGTACTCAGGGAGATAGAAAGTGAGAGTGCCATCAACCGTGAGGGCAGGCCAAAGAAAGGTAAGGGCAAGAGCACTGCCAGATATACCCAGCTCATGCTGTTCGATGGCGGGAGTTCGCCGAAGGCGGATGTAAAGCATCCAGTGCTGGAGGAGCTAAAGTCCCTGGATGTCAATATCCTGACTCCTGTGGATGCCTTGAACATGATCAATAGTCTTAAGAAATTACTGGACGAAAGTGGGGAATGA
- a CDS encoding molybdopterin biosynthesis protein, which yields MEREQKEFRELTSSKEARNIINAIKIKPALKKVPLGHANNRILAEDVFSDIDVPAFDRSVKDGFAVKAQDTYTATEIEPVTLENIGSIAAGCVSDLALDSGEAIEIATGAPIPEGADAVMMVEHTISENGNILARRAVHINENIMRTGADIMKGERVLRRNVRIGPREIGVLASIGISQVTVKELNVGIISTGDELVQPGSELYAGKIYDANSYAIAASVEECGAKPIVYGIVKDDERAMSDAIDSALQECNMVLTSGSTSAGVGDVMYKIIDEKGKTLLHGISIKPGKPVIIGIVDDVPLIGLPGNPTSALSIFNEFIAPMIYDSLETIPPFRTKVQAVMGTSIRSEGRRELYPVGLIRGKVYPADKTSGAITTLAEADGIIEISEETEYLEAGKTIDVTLFGNIAPVDLMIVGGQCPGIDLLEDLTGMKFRVINMGSSRGLSAMVAGIADIAGINLAGSGDDKLEAIRSTGISNAVLVKGYRREQGLIVRPESNIKSLEDLPGKKIVNRNRGSGTRALLDKLLEELAVKKGTTKTELVKMMPGYSSGSRTHRAVCDTILNKKAEVGFGIRPFAQTVGLKFIPVIVEDFDFLINKEIMNIPQVRKLLVALRSHNFATALPYGIFTYERTGEIIENI from the coding sequence TTGGAAAGGGAGCAAAAAGAATTCAGAGAACTCACATCCTCAAAAGAAGCACGTAACATAATAAATGCTATCAAAATAAAGCCAGCACTAAAAAAAGTGCCCTTGGGACACGCAAATAACCGCATTCTGGCCGAAGATGTCTTTTCAGACATAGATGTACCTGCCTTTGACAGATCGGTAAAAGATGGCTTTGCTGTGAAGGCACAGGATACATACACGGCAACAGAAATAGAGCCTGTGACACTAGAGAATATTGGATCTATCGCTGCGGGCTGCGTTTCGGATCTAGCCCTTGATTCCGGCGAAGCCATCGAAATAGCCACAGGGGCACCAATACCCGAAGGTGCAGATGCTGTAATGATGGTGGAGCACACTATATCAGAAAATGGCAATATATTAGCACGCCGGGCAGTACATATCAATGAGAATATCATGCGTACTGGTGCTGACATCATGAAAGGAGAACGTGTGCTGCGCAGGAACGTACGCATCGGCCCACGTGAGATCGGAGTACTTGCTTCCATAGGTATCAGCCAAGTAACAGTAAAAGAACTGAACGTTGGAATAATTTCCACTGGTGATGAACTTGTGCAGCCCGGATCTGAACTATATGCCGGTAAGATTTATGATGCTAATTCTTATGCCATAGCCGCCAGTGTAGAAGAATGCGGTGCAAAACCCATAGTATATGGAATTGTGAAGGATGACGAACGTGCGATGTCAGATGCCATCGATAGTGCATTACAGGAATGTAACATGGTGCTCACTTCCGGCAGTACTTCTGCAGGCGTGGGAGATGTAATGTATAAGATCATAGATGAAAAGGGAAAGACACTATTGCACGGAATATCAATAAAGCCTGGAAAACCAGTAATTATAGGCATTGTTGATGATGTGCCCCTTATAGGACTTCCGGGTAACCCCACTTCTGCACTCTCTATATTTAACGAATTCATAGCTCCTATGATATACGATTCACTTGAAACTATTCCGCCGTTCAGAACAAAGGTACAAGCAGTAATGGGAACGTCCATACGGTCCGAAGGAAGAAGGGAACTTTATCCTGTGGGATTGATCAGGGGCAAAGTATATCCTGCAGACAAAACATCAGGAGCCATTACCACCCTTGCTGAAGCTGATGGCATTATAGAGATCAGCGAGGAGACAGAATATCTGGAAGCCGGAAAAACTATAGACGTTACACTTTTTGGAAATATAGCTCCTGTAGACCTTATGATCGTAGGAGGACAATGTCCCGGCATCGACCTGCTGGAAGATCTGACTGGAATGAAATTCAGAGTGATAAATATGGGGTCCAGCCGTGGATTAAGTGCTATGGTTGCAGGTATAGCTGATATTGCAGGCATCAACCTGGCTGGATCAGGAGATGACAAACTTGAAGCTATCCGAAGCACAGGCATAAGTAATGCTGTTCTTGTAAAGGGCTATCGACGGGAACAGGGACTTATAGTGCGCCCGGAAAGTAATATAAAAAGCTTGGAAGACCTGCCTGGAAAAAAAATAGTGAACCGTAACAGGGGTTCTGGGACCAGAGCATTGCTCGATAAGCTGCTGGAAGAACTTGCTGTTAAAAAAGGCACCACAAAAACAGAACTTGTAAAGATGATGCCTGGTTACAGTTCAGGCTCAAGGACGCACAGAGCAGTTTGTGATACAATACTAAATAAAAAAGCAGAAGTCGGATTCGGTATCAGACCCTTTGCACAGACAGTGGGACTCAAGTTCATACCTGTTATTGTAGAGGATTTTGATTTTCTTATCAATAAAGAAATAATGAATATACCCCAGGTAAGAAAACTGCTTGTAGCACTGAGGTCCCATAATTTTGCCACAGCACTCCCATATGGGATATTTACCTATGAAAGAACCGGTGAAATCATAGAGAATATTTAA
- the ilvE gene encoding branched-chain-amino-acid transaminase: MSELLIYCNGEYVHKSKASVSVFDHGFLYGDGVFEGIRAYNGRVFKLKEHLDRLYDSAKAIALDIPMSKEEMSEAVLETLRKNDLRDAYIRPLVTRGVGDLGLDPRKCPKPGVFIIAQYWGAMYGDLYETGLTGVTVSVRRNAADALSPNIKSLNYLNNILAKIEANAKGGDEAIFFDSNGYLSEGSGDNIFIIKNGKVYTPPTINNLKGITRATAIELLEEMNIPISVENLGMFDLYTADEIFVTGTAAEAAPLVKVDGRAIGNGKPGPVTKKMIKAFEVITQNTGTPIYKE, encoded by the coding sequence ATGAGCGAGCTGTTAATCTATTGCAACGGTGAGTACGTTCACAAATCTAAGGCTAGTGTTTCTGTATTTGACCACGGTTTCCTGTATGGGGATGGGGTCTTTGAAGGTATCAGAGCCTACAATGGACGTGTTTTCAAGTTAAAGGAACACCTGGACAGGCTTTATGATTCTGCAAAAGCTATCGCCCTGGATATTCCGATGTCAAAAGAAGAAATGTCTGAAGCCGTTTTAGAAACCCTGCGCAAGAACGACCTTAGGGATGCATATATAAGACCGCTGGTTACCAGAGGGGTCGGCGACCTTGGCCTTGACCCCCGTAAATGTCCGAAACCCGGTGTGTTCATCATCGCACAGTACTGGGGCGCCATGTATGGGGACCTATATGAGACTGGCCTTACAGGAGTCACAGTTTCAGTTCGCCGCAATGCAGCCGATGCACTATCGCCTAACATCAAATCCCTCAACTACCTGAACAATATCCTTGCGAAAATAGAGGCAAATGCAAAGGGAGGCGATGAAGCCATATTTTTTGACAGCAATGGCTATCTCTCCGAAGGTTCAGGAGATAACATTTTCATTATAAAGAACGGTAAGGTTTACACCCCACCCACCATCAACAACCTCAAAGGTATCACCAGGGCTACAGCCATTGAACTGCTGGAAGAGATGAATATACCGATCTCTGTGGAAAATCTGGGTATGTTTGACCTCTACACAGCTGATGAGATCTTTGTTACAGGTACGGCAGCAGAAGCTGCTCCTCTGGTCAAGGTCGACGGACGAGCGATCGGGAACGGAAAACCTGGTCCCGTCACTAAGAAGATGATAAAGGCTTTCGAAGTTATCACCCAGAACACTGGTACACCTATATATAAAGAGTGA
- a CDS encoding uroporphyrinogen decarboxylase family protein, whose protein sequence is MTQRMTPSERMMAVMSGQKPDRVPVVPFVLGYSSKITGISLGDFYADGDKCFEAQFASMRLHGYEQTPMYGYASLGALEFGGEIEYPYGKGQGAPFVKKHPVKNIEDIEKLEVPDFKRELPGAYKEADKLAARCHAMGMPISVQTGSTFTAASVVADTSEFLSWLIMEPKAAHSLLDKVCDMFINAIDYFAEKYGAENMLPFDGGPSESNTMISPDTFAEFAYPYMKRIHVHLKELGVHAVLMHPCSNQNKNIEHYVKLRNELNWSGKYVWLFGPETPVKDQIKAFGDHDVICGNINPPLFLTKSYEELMDICKQTILEGMNSPSGFILAPGCEFPVNAAPLKLMAMLDAAETYGRYE, encoded by the coding sequence ATGACACAAAGAATGACACCGTCTGAACGTATGATGGCCGTTATGAGCGGACAAAAGCCTGATCGTGTGCCTGTGGTCCCTTTCGTATTAGGTTATTCTTCAAAGATAACTGGCATATCACTTGGTGACTTCTATGCCGATGGAGATAAGTGTTTCGAAGCTCAGTTCGCTTCAATGCGCCTGCATGGTTACGAGCAGACCCCGATGTATGGATATGCATCACTAGGCGCATTAGAATTTGGTGGGGAGATAGAGTATCCCTATGGTAAAGGCCAAGGTGCACCCTTTGTAAAAAAACATCCTGTGAAAAACATAGAAGACATAGAGAAACTAGAAGTACCTGATTTTAAAAGAGAATTACCTGGCGCATATAAGGAAGCAGATAAATTGGCTGCAAGATGCCATGCAATGGGAATGCCCATTAGTGTGCAGACAGGCAGTACCTTTACTGCAGCGTCTGTAGTTGCGGATACATCTGAGTTTCTGAGCTGGCTTATCATGGAGCCAAAGGCTGCACACTCACTACTCGATAAAGTATGTGATATGTTCATCAATGCTATAGATTATTTTGCAGAGAAATATGGTGCTGAAAACATGCTCCCATTTGACGGAGGGCCTTCTGAATCCAATACCATGATCTCGCCGGACACGTTTGCTGAATTCGCATATCCATACATGAAAAGGATTCATGTTCACTTGAAAGAACTGGGAGTACATGCTGTACTTATGCATCCATGTTCTAATCAGAACAAGAATATAGAACATTATGTCAAATTAAGGAATGAGCTGAATTGGTCTGGAAAATATGTCTGGCTGTTCGGCCCGGAAACTCCTGTCAAGGATCAGATAAAAGCTTTTGGTGATCACGATGTCATCTGTGGCAATATCAATCCCCCGCTTTTCCTTACCAAGTCATATGAAGAATTAATGGATATCTGTAAGCAGACAATACTCGAAGGTATGAACTCACCATCAGGTTTTATTCTTGCTCCCGGGTGTGAATTTCCTGTTAATGCAGCCCCCCTCAAGTTAATGGCCATGCTGGACGCTGCAGAAACGTATGGCAGATATGAATGA
- a CDS encoding ABC transporter permease, translating to MDIVYTIWLRNVKRYLRSKSRILGSLGMPMFLLLVLGFGLNSVVSLPGMSHGYIGFIIPGIISMSVLFTSIFSGIQIIWDKQFGFLKETLVAPVSRIEIMLGQTVGGATTALIQGIIILVISLFMGLKITSIPGFALAIIFMILIGLSFTAFGIACASRMEDMHGFQLIMNFVVFPIFGLSGALFPIDSLPPWIRALTMLDPLTYGVEGIRYGLLGTSQIDPVLSFFVLSGFTIFMVVFGAYLFRKISI from the coding sequence ATGGATATTGTATATACTATCTGGTTGAGAAATGTAAAACGTTATCTTCGCTCCAAAAGCAGGATCTTGGGCAGCTTAGGCATGCCTATGTTCTTATTACTTGTACTCGGCTTCGGCCTTAATTCCGTGGTCAGTCTTCCGGGAATGAGCCACGGATACATAGGATTTATCATTCCGGGCATTATTTCCATGAGCGTTTTGTTCACGTCCATATTCTCAGGCATACAGATCATCTGGGACAAGCAATTCGGGTTCTTAAAAGAAACCCTGGTTGCACCGGTATCCAGAATTGAGATCATGCTGGGACAAACCGTGGGAGGAGCTACTACTGCTCTTATACAGGGAATCATAATTCTTGTGATCTCGTTATTCATGGGCCTGAAGATCACCAGTATTCCGGGATTCGCTCTGGCGATCATATTCATGATCTTGATCGGGCTTTCCTTCACTGCATTTGGCATTGCCTGTGCATCCAGAATGGAGGATATGCATGGATTCCAGCTCATAATGAACTTTGTTGTATTCCCCATCTTCGGACTTTCAGGAGCGTTATTTCCCATTGACAGCCTGCCCCCCTGGATAAGGGCCCTGACCATGCTGGATCCGCTGACATACGGGGTAGAAGGGATAAGATACGGACTGCTTGGAACCTCCCAGATCGACCCGGTATTGAGTTTTTTTGTGCTTAGCGGATTTACAATATTCATGGTGGTCTTCGGTGCGTACCTTTTCCGGAAGATAAGTATCTGA
- a CDS encoding ATP-binding cassette domain-containing protein, with product MAAIEVENLTKEFNRFVAVDHISFSIKKGEAFGLLGPNGAGKTTTMSMLSTMLKPTSGRASVNNFDILKEQDNVRKSIGIVFQDQSLDEELTAYENMDFHARLYRIPKDIREKKIRELLKLVELEEKKDNLVKTYSGGMRRRLEIARGLLHEPRVLFLDEPTLGLDPQTRNHLWNYIDRLNKEKGITIVLTTHYMEEADKLCDRVAIIDKGKIIALDTSERLKESIGGDMIEIVSSDKERLHSTIIKCSWVKHAGIRDDSVTIKLHKAEKRIVEIVNLASEAGIDIESISIHKPTLEDVFLHYTGRTMREEEASSKDRMRMQRSQRR from the coding sequence ATGGCGGCTATAGAGGTTGAGAACCTGACTAAGGAATTTAATAGATTTGTTGCTGTAGACCATATTTCTTTCAGTATAAAAAAAGGAGAAGCTTTTGGCTTGCTTGGCCCCAATGGGGCAGGTAAGACGACCACAATGTCCATGCTTTCAACCATGTTGAAACCAACTTCCGGCAGGGCTTCCGTGAACAATTTTGATATATTGAAAGAACAAGACAATGTAAGAAAATCCATTGGCATTGTGTTTCAGGACCAGAGCCTTGATGAAGAACTCACGGCCTATGAGAATATGGACTTTCATGCCAGATTGTATCGCATTCCAAAGGACATTAGAGAGAAAAAGATAAGAGAACTCCTGAAGCTTGTGGAGCTGGAAGAGAAAAAGGACAATCTTGTAAAAACATATTCTGGGGGAATGAGAAGACGTCTGGAGATTGCGAGAGGTCTCCTGCACGAACCCAGAGTGCTGTTCCTGGATGAACCTACCCTTGGCCTTGACCCTCAAACAAGGAACCATCTCTGGAACTATATTGACAGGCTGAATAAAGAAAAAGGGATCACAATAGTCCTCACTACGCATTATATGGAAGAAGCAGACAAGCTTTGTGACAGAGTGGCAATAATTGATAAAGGGAAGATCATCGCATTGGATACCTCGGAGAGGCTCAAAGAGAGCATAGGAGGAGATATGATCGAGATTGTATCTTCGGACAAGGAGAGGCTCCATTCAACGATCATAAAGTGTTCATGGGTCAAACATGCAGGCATTCGCGATGACTCTGTCACGATAAAACTCCACAAAGCAGAAAAACGTATTGTTGAGATCGTAAATCTTGCATCTGAAGCTGGGATAGACATAGAATCTATTTCTATCCATAAACCCACTCTTGAAGATGTCTTTTTGCATTACACAGGCAGGACCATGAGAGAAGAAGAGGCCAGCAGTAAAGATCGCATGCGGATGCAAAGGTCGCAGAGGAGATGA
- a CDS encoding TetR/AcrR family transcriptional regulator: protein MDNMSLRQKRKIETKNRIFEVSGKLFKEKGFESTTIDEITKEAGIAKGTFFNYFPTKESLVFYFAEQKAELVYGLTENETIKHLHTKERIKKFLVALAESYENDKELTKLLFFEYRRYIEDSRNTPDKERNPHYRLIKVLLDLLQEGIKKREVKESIDTIMAAEILNAMYFHTLMVWLKSENELSFSRNISVKIDLLFEGIGDRS from the coding sequence ATGGATAACATGTCACTTCGCCAAAAAAGGAAGATAGAAACAAAGAACAGGATCTTTGAAGTATCCGGGAAGCTGTTCAAAGAAAAAGGCTTTGAAAGTACCACGATCGACGAAATAACAAAGGAAGCCGGAATTGCAAAAGGTACTTTTTTTAATTATTTCCCGACAAAAGAGTCACTTGTTTTTTACTTCGCTGAACAAAAGGCTGAGCTGGTCTACGGCTTGACAGAGAACGAAACTATAAAGCATCTTCATACAAAAGAAAGGATAAAGAAGTTCCTTGTAGCATTGGCTGAAAGTTACGAGAATGACAAGGAGCTCACAAAATTGCTGTTCTTTGAATATAGAAGATACATAGAGGATTCAAGAAATACTCCTGATAAGGAGAGAAATCCACATTATCGTCTTATCAAAGTGCTTCTGGACTTGCTGCAAGAGGGTATCAAAAAAAGAGAAGTAAAAGAAAGTATCGATACGATAATGGCAGCTGAAATCCTGAACGCTATGTATTTTCACACTTTAATGGTGTGGCTGAAGTCAGAGAACGAACTCTCTTTTTCAAGAAACATATCTGTAAAGATCGACCTGTTGTTCGAAGGCATAGGAGATAGATCGTAA
- the thsA gene encoding thermosome subunit alpha: MAGQPAYYSGNRNQRTRGHDAQSINILAGKAVANAVRSTLGPKGMDKMLVDSLGDIVITNDGATILKEMDIEHPAAKMVVEVSKTQDDEVGDGTTTAAVLTGELLTKAEELINKGVHPTIITSGYRQAAAKCEEVLGTITIDISPEDRTALKKVASTALTGKGEGELQMDLLSEIAIDAVLSVAEKTDSGYKVDIEDITIEKHEGGSIKDTELVKGLVIDKDRVRPNMPQRVDNAKIMLTSFAIEFNKIEKDAEIKITSPEQMQLFVDQEERMIKAKVDNIIQTGANVVFCQKGIDDLAQYYLEKAGIYACRRVKKSDMEKLARSTGATIVQDDTEILIEDLGYAESVEERDLKGTKMTFVMGCKDAKAVSLILHGGTTHIVDSLKRALNDALRVVGVCLEDGKVVVGGGATEVELAMRLRQYASTLKGREQLAVNGFADALEVIPQTLAENGGIDPIDILVEMRSQHEKGNKRAGVNVYTGKVVDMWDENVIEPLRVKTQAINSATEAAVMILRIDDVVASSGKSSAGGMPGSDVELGE; the protein is encoded by the coding sequence ATGGCTGGACAACCAGCATACTATTCAGGTAACAGAAATCAGAGGACCAGGGGTCACGATGCTCAGAGCATCAATATCCTTGCAGGAAAGGCTGTGGCAAATGCAGTAAGAAGCACACTGGGTCCCAAAGGTATGGACAAGATGCTTGTGGACTCATTGGGTGATATAGTCATCACCAATGATGGAGCCACTATTCTGAAGGAAATGGATATTGAGCACCCGGCTGCAAAGATGGTAGTGGAAGTGTCCAAGACCCAGGATGATGAAGTGGGAGACGGAACTACCACAGCAGCAGTACTTACAGGGGAATTGCTCACCAAGGCAGAGGAATTGATTAACAAAGGTGTCCACCCAACTATAATCACAAGTGGATACAGGCAAGCAGCTGCGAAATGTGAAGAAGTCCTGGGGACTATTACCATTGATATTTCACCTGAAGACAGAACAGCTCTCAAGAAGGTAGCTTCAACTGCACTTACAGGCAAGGGCGAAGGAGAGTTACAAATGGACCTTCTTTCTGAGATAGCTATCGATGCAGTCCTTTCTGTGGCAGAGAAGACCGATTCAGGTTACAAGGTCGATATAGAGGACATCACTATTGAGAAGCATGAAGGCGGTAGTATCAAGGACACGGAACTGGTCAAGGGGCTTGTAATAGATAAGGATCGTGTCAGACCCAATATGCCTCAGAGGGTCGACAATGCTAAAATTATGCTAACAAGCTTTGCTATCGAGTTCAACAAGATCGAGAAGGATGCCGAGATAAAGATCACATCCCCTGAACAGATGCAGCTGTTCGTGGACCAGGAAGAGCGCATGATCAAGGCAAAGGTCGACAACATTATCCAGACAGGTGCAAATGTTGTGTTCTGTCAGAAGGGTATTGATGATCTTGCCCAGTACTATCTGGAGAAGGCCGGCATATATGCTTGTAGAAGGGTCAAGAAGAGCGATATGGAAAAGCTCGCCAGGTCTACTGGAGCTACGATTGTGCAGGATGACACAGAGATTCTTATCGAAGACCTTGGTTATGCAGAATCTGTGGAAGAAAGAGATCTCAAAGGCACCAAGATGACCTTTGTGATGGGCTGTAAGGACGCAAAGGCCGTATCTCTGATCCTTCATGGGGGAACTACTCATATAGTGGATAGCCTGAAACGTGCACTCAATGATGCACTACGGGTTGTAGGTGTTTGCCTGGAGGATGGCAAGGTAGTGGTAGGCGGAGGTGCAACTGAAGTAGAACTCGCAATGAGGCTCAGACAGTACGCTTCAACTCTCAAAGGCAGAGAACAGCTTGCAGTAAACGGATTTGCAGATGCTTTGGAGGTCATTCCGCAAACCCTTGCAGAGAATGGTGGAATTGACCCGATAGACATACTTGTTGAGATGCGTTCCCAGCATGAGAAAGGTAATAAAAGAGCAGGTGTGAACGTATACACGGGCAAGGTAGTTGACATGTGGGACGAGAATGTCATTGAACCACTAAGGGTAAAGACACAGGCCATTAATTCAGCTACGGAAGCTGCCGTTATGATCCTGCGGATCGACGATGTGGTTGCATCTTCCGGCAAGTCAAGTGCTGGAGGCATGCCAGGCTCTGATGTAGAACTGGGTGAATGA